Part of the Acidobacteriota bacterium genome is shown below.
CCTTCCCAATCGCCCCACCGTCGTCTCTTTCTGGGCCACTTGGTGCCAGCCCTGTATCCGTGAGATCCCCCTCCTCAAGGAGCTCCACGCCAGCCCCAAAGTCCACCTCGTCAGCATCGCCCTCGACGAACGAGGCCGCGACATCGTCCAGCCCTTCGTCACCGACCGCCACCTCCCCTACCCGGTGCTCATCGGCAACGAAACCGTCTTCCAAAGAATGGGCGGTCTCGCCATCCCCTACACCATCCTCCTCAACGCCGAAGGCACCGTGGTGGAAATCATCCGCGGCCGGCTGACGAAAGAGATGGTCGAAGTGACCCTGGGCCCCATCTCCTGACCGGCCCTTCCCCAGCCCAAACCAGGGAGGCTCGCGAGCGGCCCCTTCAGAACCCTACTTCCCAGTAGTCCACCCTTAAGAAAGCGGAGCATTTCGTCTGGAACTTGGGACCTCGAGCGCTCACAGCGTGCCCCCCGGAACCACCATCGGAGGTCCGTCGGGGGGACGGGTCGTCAGGGAGCTGGCCGCGGGCGCTCAGAAGAATCGTCGCAGGCCGTGGAAGGTCTGCGCTCGCGGCGCGCCGCGCGGGACCAGCCCGCCGTAGTTCGAGAAGCCCCGCGCGGCCCCAGACGACCCGTCCCCCCGATGGACCGGCCCACGACAACACCCCGGCACCCTTCCCCTGCCCGACGAACCGGCCCAAAGGACTAGCCGAACGCCTTGATTCTAGGTAAGATCGGCCCCTCAAATGGGTGCCAAATGAAAGGGGTCGTCACCGCAATCCTCGGCGGAGGGCAGGGCACTCGCCTATGGCCTCTGACCCGCTATCGGGCCAAACCGGCGGTCCCCATCGGCGGCAAATTCCGGCTGATCGACATCCCGATCTCC
Proteins encoded:
- a CDS encoding TlpA disulfide reductase family protein, whose protein sequence is MTPRLTLSPLGLALAALTLACSSPSSEIAEGAPLPTFALEDLTGERVRSQDLPNRPTVVSFWATWCQPCIREIPLLKELHASPKVHLVSIALDERGRDIVQPFVTDRHLPYPVLIGNETVFQRMGGLAIPYTILLNAEGTVVEIIRGRLTKEMVEVTLGPIS